A window from Urocitellus parryii isolate mUroPar1 chromosome 1, mUroPar1.hap1, whole genome shotgun sequence encodes these proteins:
- the Neu4 gene encoding LOW QUALITY PROTEIN: sialidase-4 (The sequence of the model RefSeq protein was modified relative to this genomic sequence to represent the inferred CDS: inserted 1 base in 1 codon) codes for MGAPHIPGRAVLFQRERTGLTYRVPALLLVPPGPTLLAFAEQRLSPHDSHAHRLVLRRGTLAGGSVQWGALRVLGTAVLEGHRSMNPCPVLDTASGTVFLFFIAVLGHTPEAVQIATGRNAARLCCVTSRDAGLTWGSARDLTEEAIGATVQGWATFAVGPGHGVQLRSGRLLVPAYTYRVDRRECFGKICWTSPHALAFYSDDHGRTWHSGGLVPNLRSGECQFAPVDGGFLYCNARSPLGSRVQALSPNEGTSFLPGELVPTLAETSRGCQGSIVGFPAPTPGRPQDQGQSPGTGSPPPPPPSVLXVPEPSGEGAEDPNGGLVSSQPFCLPQPWGSGSGQPAPEPGLGEDRGAWIPTLPLPSAAPPRSPTWLLYSHPAGRRARLHMGIYLSRAPLDPHSWTKPWVIYEGPSGYSDLAFLGPVPGAAPAFACLFESGARVSYEEISFCMFSLPEILENVPVGLEPPPSGDKPRGHCRPS; via the exons ATGGGGGCCCCACACATCCCGGGGCGGGCGGTGCTTTTCCAGCGGGAGAGGACTGGCCTGACCTACAGGGTGCCCGCGCTGCTCCTGGTGCCCCCTGGTCCCACGCTGTTGGCCTTTGCGGAGCAGCGACTCAGCCCCCACGACTCTCATGCCCACCGCCTGGTGCTGAGGAGGGGCACACTGGCTGGGGGCTCCGTGCAG TGGGGTGCTCTGCGTGTGCTGGGGACGGCCGTCCTGGAGGGGCACCGCTCCATGAACCCCTGCCCAGTACTGGACACGGCCTCAGGCACCGTCTTCCTCTTCTTCATCGCCGTGCTGGGCCACACCCCCGAGGCTGTGCAGATCGCCACTGGCAGGAACGCGGCCCGCCTCTGCTGTGTGACCAGCCGGGACGCTGGCCTCACCTGGGGCAGCGCCCGGGACCTCACTGAGGAGGCCATCGGGGCCACGGTGCAGG GCTGGGCCACCTTCGCAGTGGGGCCGGGCCACGGGGTCCAGCTACGCTCAGGCCGCCTGCTGGTTCCTGCTTACACCTATCGAGTGGACCGTCGGGAATGCTTTGGCAAGATCTGCTGGACCAGCCCCCATGCCCTCGCCTTCTACAGTGATGACCACGGCCGCACCTGGCACAGTGGGGGCCTGGTGCCCAACCTGCGCTCTGGCGAGTGCCAGTTTGCCCCAGTGGACGGAGGCTTCCTCTACTGCAATGCCCGGAGCCCCCTGGGCAGCCGGGTGCAGGCCCTCAGCCCCAACGAGGGCACGTCCTTCCTGCCCGGGGAGCTGGTGCCCACCCTGGCCGAGACTTCCCGGGGCTGTCAGGGCAGCATCGTGGGATTCCCTGCCCCAACCCCAGGAAGGCCTCAGGATCAGGGGCAGTCGCCGGGCACCGGgagtccccctccccctcccccctctgtCC GGGTCCCGGAGCCCTCTGGGGAGGGTGCTGAAGACCCTAATGGGGGCTTGGTGTCTTCTCAGCCCTTCTGCCTCCCACAGCCCTGGGGGAGTGGCTCAGGACAGCCTGCCCCTGAACCTGGGCTTGGTGAGGACAGGGGGGCCTGGATCCCAACGCTCCCCCTGCCCTCTGCTGCCCCACCTCGAAGCCCCACCTGGCTGCTGTATTCCCACCCTGCGGGGCGCAGGGCCCGGCTCCACATGGGCATTTACCTGAGCCGGGCCCCCCTGGACCCCCACAGTTGGACCAAGCCCTGGGTGATCTATGAGGGCCCCAGTGGCTACTCTGACCTGGCCTTCCTAGGGCCTGTGCCTGGGGCAGCCCCAGCCTTTGCCTGTCTGTTTGAGAGCGGTGCCAGGGTCTCCTACGAGGAGATCTCCTTCTGCATGTTCTCTCTGCCCGAGATCCTGGAAAATGTGCCTGTAGGCCTGGAGCCACCCCCCTCTGGGGACAAACCTCGGGGGCACTGCAGGCCCTCTTGA